A region from the Desulfovibrio legallii genome encodes:
- a CDS encoding flagellin N-terminal helical domain-containing protein, with protein sequence MYINNNQMATNVANTLTSHYSNLQTSTQRLSSGLRINSAADDAAGLAIRELMRTDIAALQQGVRNANDAISLIQTADGALGVIDEKLTRMKELAEQAATGTYDSTQRLMIDSEYQAMASEITRIANATDFNGIHLLNGDLSGDDHDGSGVVSKGKMKVHFGTMNDSAEDYYYIQIGTSTASALGVGNSAGTSSLAYTVSTQQAAQSALVGINNAVVSKDAIRAHLGALQNRLENTISNLTTQAENLQAAESRISDVDVATEMTNFVRNQILTQSAVAMLSQANSMPQMALSLIS encoded by the coding sequence ATGTATATCAATAATAACCAGATGGCCACCAACGTGGCCAATACGCTGACAAGCCACTACAGCAACCTGCAAACCTCAACCCAGCGTCTGTCTTCAGGCCTGCGCATCAACTCCGCGGCGGACGACGCCGCGGGCCTCGCCATCCGCGAGCTCATGCGCACGGATATTGCCGCCCTGCAGCAGGGCGTGCGCAACGCCAACGACGCCATCTCCCTCATCCAGACCGCCGACGGCGCTTTGGGCGTCATCGACGAAAAGCTGACCCGAATGAAGGAACTGGCGGAGCAGGCGGCCACCGGCACCTACGACTCCACCCAGCGGCTGATGATCGATTCGGAGTACCAGGCCATGGCTTCGGAAATCACCCGTATTGCCAACGCCACGGACTTCAACGGCATCCACCTGCTCAACGGCGATCTTTCCGGCGACGACCACGACGGTTCAGGCGTGGTCTCCAAGGGTAAGATGAAGGTTCACTTCGGGACCATGAACGACTCGGCCGAGGACTACTACTACATTCAGATCGGCACGAGCACGGCCTCGGCTCTGGGTGTGGGCAACAGCGCGGGCACCAGCTCCCTGGCGTACACGGTTTCCACCCAGCAGGCCGCGCAGAGCGCCCTGGTGGGCATTAACAACGCCGTGGTCTCCAAGGACGCCATCCGGGCGCACCTGGGCGCTTTGCAGAACCGGCTGGAAAACACCATCAGCAACCTGACCACGCAGGCGGAAAACCTGCAGGCGGCGGAATCGCGCATTTCCGATGTGGACGTGGCTACGGAAATGACGAACTTCGTGCGCAATCAGATCCTCACCCAGTCCGCTGTGGCCATGCTTTCGCAGGCTAACAGCATGCCGCAGATGGCGCTTTCGCTCATCAGTTAA
- a CDS encoding DUF4910 domain-containing protein, protein MRTSLHAFLTRLFPICRSITGNGVRETLRIIQEELPQLRIHEIPSGAKVFDWTVPEEWNIRGARLTGPDGEVVADFADSNLHVVGYSEPVDAVLDLEELQEHLHSLPEQPDAIPYVTSYYVRRWGFCLRHSQRQRLRPGKYHAVIDARLAPGSLTYADLILPGRSRREVLLSTYVCHPSMANNELSGPVVATALAQWLASRPRRYTYRFVFAPETIGAIAYLSGHHQVLRRNVAAAFNLNCMGDERAWSFVPSRKGDTLADKAALHVLHHFAPGFNRYSFLDRCSDERQYCAPGIDLPMCSVMRSKYHAYPEYHTSLDDLNLVTEKGLQESLAMMQKILEALEENLVYKNQVLCEPQLGRRGLYPTLSTASSCTEEVNLMMDLLAYADGRLSLLEEADLVGRDIFRCAAIMRRLKENGLLSVCPAQPRRPRAAQAAPASELQSA, encoded by the coding sequence ATGCGCACAAGCCTGCACGCTTTTCTCACCCGGCTTTTTCCCATCTGCCGGAGCATCACCGGCAACGGCGTCCGGGAGACGCTGCGCATCATTCAGGAGGAGCTCCCCCAGCTCCGCATCCACGAAATTCCTTCGGGCGCCAAGGTCTTTGACTGGACCGTGCCCGAGGAATGGAACATCAGAGGCGCGCGGCTCACCGGCCCCGACGGCGAAGTGGTGGCCGATTTTGCGGACAGCAACCTGCACGTGGTGGGTTATTCCGAACCGGTGGACGCAGTGCTGGACCTGGAAGAGCTGCAGGAGCACCTCCACTCCCTGCCGGAGCAGCCCGATGCCATCCCCTACGTCACGTCCTACTATGTGCGGCGCTGGGGCTTCTGTCTGCGGCACAGCCAGCGGCAGCGCCTGCGCCCCGGCAAATACCACGCCGTCATTGACGCGCGCCTGGCCCCCGGCTCGCTCACCTATGCGGATCTGATCCTCCCCGGCCGCAGCCGGCGGGAGGTGCTGCTCTCCACCTACGTCTGCCACCCCTCCATGGCCAATAACGAGCTTTCCGGCCCTGTGGTGGCCACGGCTCTGGCCCAGTGGCTGGCCTCGCGGCCCCGCCGCTACACCTACCGCTTCGTCTTCGCGCCTGAGACCATCGGGGCCATCGCCTACCTGAGCGGCCACCACCAGGTCCTGCGGCGCAACGTGGCGGCGGCCTTCAACCTCAACTGCATGGGCGACGAACGGGCTTGGTCCTTTGTGCCCAGCCGCAAGGGCGACACCCTGGCGGACAAGGCGGCCCTGCATGTGCTCCACCACTTTGCGCCGGGCTTCAACCGTTATTCCTTCCTGGATCGCTGCAGCGACGAGCGCCAGTACTGCGCCCCAGGCATAGACCTGCCCATGTGCAGCGTTATGCGCAGCAAGTACCACGCCTACCCGGAGTACCACACCTCCCTGGACGATCTGAACCTGGTGACGGAAAAAGGCCTGCAGGAAAGCCTGGCCATGATGCAGAAAATTCTGGAAGCCCTGGAGGAAAACCTGGTCTACAAAAACCAGGTGCTCTGCGAGCCGCAGCTGGGCCGCCGGGGCCTCTACCCCACGCTGAGCACGGCTTCCTCCTGTACCGAGGAGGTCAACCTTATGATGGATCTGCTGGCCTATGCCGACGGCCGCCTGAGCCTGCTGGAAGAGGCTGACCTGGTGGGCAGAGACATTTTCCGTTGCGCCGCGATCATGCGCCGCCTGAAGGAAAACGGCCTGCTGAGCGTCTGTCCCGCACAGCCCCGGCGGCCGCGCGCCGCCCAGGCCGCCCCCGCGTCGGAACTGCAGTCCGCCTAG